The genomic DNA CTAAACACAGAAGGCCACATTATAGCAACAGAAAGACCAACTAAAGCAGAGCCTATTAATGATATTAAAGCATAAGGACTAAATACTATTATAATATAGCCAATAAAACAAAATATAGAAGATACAATAAGAGCCTTTTTTATATCTATCTTTTCAGATTTAAATCCGTAAATAAGCCTAACTATTCCCATACAAAAAGCAAACATGCTTGTACCAAATATATCCCCAAAACTTTTATTTACATTAAGACCAAGTTCAGCAAATAATGATACCCACTGTGCAATAGTTTGTTCACTAGAGCCCGCACATATCATAAGCAAAACAAAAACTAACACTATTTTTACAGATAATAATTTTCTTATAGAGACTGTATTATCAGCGTTTTTATTTTCTTCATGAGTAAYTAATACATTTATAGGTACATTGGCAAACAAAAATATATTTACTAAAGGCACTATTGCCCAGATGATAGATAAGTATTTCCAATTTTCTATGCCAAATAAATTAAAATATATTGTAGAAAATAGTACAACTGACATAGAACCCCAACAGTAAAAAGAAT from Brachyspira sp. SAP_772 includes the following:
- a CDS encoding sugar MFS transporter, translating into MSVVLFSTIYFNLFGIENWKYLSIIWAIVPLVNIFLFANVPINVLXTHEENKNADNTVSIRKLLSVKIVLVFVLLMICAGSSEQTIAQWVSLFAELGLNVNKSFGDIFGTSMFAFCMGIVRLIYGFKSEKIDIKKALIVSSIFCFIGYIIIVFSPYALISLIGSALVGLSVAIMWPSVFSLASKTYSKGGTAMFALLALAGDIGCAIGPGIVGLVSNNKKIINIFNNIISNNEHHFKQ